The sequence ACGAAAGCCGGCTTAAAAGTCTAGGCGAGAAATTCGGCGTCGAAAAATTACACACAAATTACCAGGATCTTCTGGCGGATCCAGAGATAGATGCCGTTTCGATTACCACAATGTGGGATCAACACACAGATATCGCCATAGACGCTCTCAGAGCCGGGAAGCATGTATTCCTAGAAAAGCCTATGGCTTCCACTGTTGCCGACTGTCAGAAGATTATTGAAGCGTCTGAGGAGTCGAAAGGAATACTTCAAATCGGCCACATTGTGCGCTTTAATCCACGCTACCGGACGGCGAAGAAGGCAATTAGTGAAGGTGCAATCGGCCAGATTCTCTCATTGAGCTCGCGTCGAAATATCCCCGCAGCATGGACTCCAGACATCTTGAACAAGATCGGACCAATCGTCGGAGATGCGATCCACGATACTGACATCATGCTCTGGCTAACCGGTGACAGAATCATCAGCGCCTACGCCCAAACGGTTGACCTGCGTAAGTTGAAAAACCCAGATATCGCGCAAACTATGTACCGTTTTGCAAACGGAGCCTCCGCCACGTTAGAGACTGTATGGTGCATGCCAGAACATACTCCGTTTGATATTGACGAACGTATGACAATTATCGGCACTGAGGGCCTGATTCATATTCAGGATACTTTCCCGAATCTTGGAATCGTTACAAAGACAAGTGGCTTACGAAGTCCAGATACAACTTACTGGCCAGAGTTTGATGGTTATCGCGGAGGCGCTCTGCGGGAAGAATTCCTTTACTTTGCGGACTGTGCAATGAAAGGTATACCGCCCACGGTGAGCACTCCAGTAGATGCTATGCGCGCGCTCGAAGCAACGCTCGCTGCCGAAGAATCAGCACGTACAGGCAAGGTCGTAACTATCTAAGGCTTGATATCGAGATAGAGCGACCCTCTAAAAGTGAAGCTCTAGCGGCCAGCGCCACCTGAAGTGCTGCAATTGCTGACGACGTGGGAGAAACGTCAAAAGTGCCGCCGTTACTAGCCTGTTCAAAGAAGTATTGAACTTGTCGGCCATAGGGGTCGTCGTTTGCAATTCTCTGTTGCGCGTTTCCTAATGACGAAAAAATGTGCCAACTGTTTACGCCCGCATCGTTGCCCTGAGAAGACTCTTCGGTTGCGGACATCGCGGAAAATTCATAGTGCGCCATACCCTTTGTCCCCAGTAAATCTATAGTGCTAGTAAACGGAACCCCCTCGCCTGTATTCATGCAACTTTGGACTTGACCTATTCCACCACTTTCGTATTGAACAATTATTTCGGCTGGACCGCTCGGACTAGTTTGCACCGCGAATACTTCTGTTGGATTTCCCAAATAGAGGTTCAGTTGATCAAAGTCGTGAATCGAAAAATCTACCAACATTCCGCCCGTTTGGCTGGCATCGTCAAGCCACGCTGCCCATGAGGGCTTTTGTGAAAATCGACGCGCATGAACCGAAAGGACTTTACCCAACTCGCCCGAATCACTAGCCGAACGTAATTTTTGATATCCCAAAAAGAAGCGAACAACGTGTGCGACCATCAACGATCCTGAACTTCTTGAGGCCACATCGGCAATCGCTTTTGCATCAGCAATTGTCAGCGCAATGGGCTTTTCTAG comes from Candidatus Paceibacterota bacterium and encodes:
- a CDS encoding Gfo/Idh/MocA family oxidoreductase; translation: MSELRIGVIGLGWFGEIHCDAIIGTPSLKLTSLCTRNESRLKSLGEKFGVEKLHTNYQDLLADPEIDAVSITTMWDQHTDIAIDALRAGKHVFLEKPMASTVADCQKIIEASEESKGILQIGHIVRFNPRYRTAKKAISEGAIGQILSLSSRRNIPAAWTPDILNKIGPIVGDAIHDTDIMLWLTGDRIISAYAQTVDLRKLKNPDIAQTMYRFANGASATLETVWCMPEHTPFDIDERMTIIGTEGLIHIQDTFPNLGIVTKTSGLRSPDTTYWPEFDGYRGGALREEFLYFADCAMKGIPPTVSTPVDAMRALEATLAAEESARTGKVVTI
- a CDS encoding Gfo/Idh/MocA family oxidoreductase, translated to MPDKSSIAIIGQGYMGNAHAAAWASAGQADAIKYICTPRPKEGSVPLAKHATYISDLDVILKDKGVKFVSVCTPTPTHKDIAIALLSAGKHVLLEKPIALTIADAKAIADVASRSSGSLMVAHVVRFFLGYQKLRSASDSGELGKVLSVHARRFSQKPSWAAWLDDASQTGGMLVDFSIHDFDQLNLYLGNPTEVFAVQTSPSGPAEIIVQYESGGIGQVQSCMNTGEGVPFTSTIDLLGTKGMAHYEFSAMSATEESSQGNDAGVNSWHIFSSLGNAQQRIANDDPYGRQVQYFFEQASNGGTFDVSPTSSAIAALQVALAARASLLEGRSISISSLR